The DNA segment TGCTACCGACGGCTAGATCAGGGTTATCTAGAATAATCGCCGTATAACTCGTTGTAATTTCAGGAAGTGAGGTAGCTCCCGCTAATAACATCGAACCTATTAGCATTCCGCCAACGGCTGTTTTTTCGCTGATGACATCAGCGTATGTGGAAAGTTTTGTAGCTGTTAAAACAGTGATCATTGCCACAAGAAAAAAAACTAAAAATAACATTCTTTTCACCTCTCGAATTGAGGATTATTTCTAACTGTGTATTGATTATCATGCACTTATTGATAAATAAATGAGATGTACGTGGTGGTAAATTTTTAATTAGAAGGTGAAAAAATGAAGTCAAACCAAAAGAAAAAAACGAAGAAAGTGCGATGACGCTTAATCAACGAATCAGTCCAGATGTATTAGAAAAATTAAAGCAAACGTCAAAAGCGTTAAAGGACGAAGAAGCAAAAAAACAAGCAGAAGCAAGGGAGCAAGAAAGACAACGAAGACTTGAAAAGGAAAAAAATAAATCGTTTGAGGACCTTCTAAATGAAAGTACCCTTGACTGGAAAAGCTATAAATAAGAATTTGTAAAAGGCTCTTTTCTAAAACATTGCTCCTGCGGTTACTCGTCGCACAAAAAAACTTGTTGCTTTTTAACCTAAATTTATTGAAAAAATATTTTTATAGAGATATCACTCAATAATTTGCGTAAGAAAAGAGCAATATTTACTAAATAAGTAGTGAAATTCTTATATGTACTTAAGTAACAAACTTTGTGAAAACAGCCTTGTGCAACGAACAACTCATAGAAAGAGGTAGTACAGTTGAAAAATAAATTAACAATCGGAGCGTTTATTATTGTAGTAATTATTTATTTTTTATTTGTTAGACCAGCTTTATTGCAATTCGGTTAAGTACAACATTGAGACTGGAGCTTTTTGTTGCAGTCTCAAAGTCATCTAGTGGTCAAAGGTGTTCACGATTCCTAATTAGTTTGTTTTAATACTTTCATAGACTTTTAGTTTACTTATGGTAAAATAATAGAAAAGTATAAAGTAAGGGGCGTTTACATATGCGACTTTGGTTTACCAAACTTTCGGTAGTCTTAATTACTTTTATGACGTTTGGAATGTTTATCCCGCCAACCTACTTAGATGCTGAAGCATCCGACCAAGAAGTACAAGTAAATGATCGGGAAAAACAATCATTAGAAAATCACTTTACTAACCAGTCTTCTGTACAGGAACTTACAGGAGATCAAATAAATGTTCATGAGCAATTTATTTCCTACGTTTCACAACAAGCTAAGTTTCAGTCGCTAGAAAAATTTGGCCCAAAAAATTGCGAGTGCAGTAAGCGATGAGTTTTTAAATGTAATACTTCCAAAGATTGAGGAGGTTATTCGTGATCTAGCACTAGAAACTCCTGAGGAAGAAATAGCTACCTTTGAAGTTACTGAAAAGCCGACAAGTGGTTATGGCGAAAAGATTTTTCACATTTTTAATCAACAAACTGGGGAAGATGTTGCCCGTTTTCATGTTCGTAGGGTAAACCATCCGCGAGAGGGCCATTCTTTTAATTTTCATTATCATTTAGTTCAAGATCAATTTGAACAACATCATGATTTAGGTGATATTTTCTGGGCCAAAAACACCCCACCTAAATGGATGTCATAATATGTAACTTTATCCTAAATAAAAACGCCTATATTTTTAGAGTCATCTAAAAATATAGGCGTTTTCTTTAATTATATAGTAAACAATGTGGCTTTATGGTTAGTAATTCAATAAATAATCAAGATATCTGCGTTTAAAACCTTCAAATGTGATGCCCCCGAGAGCAAGTTATATCCTATCATTTCTAACTTATAGTAAGAGCAACATTTTTTTAGAAGGTTGTTTTTGTAAACTTTATGGCTTTTAGGTCGTCTTTTGAGAATAAATAAGCTTTTTGGGACAAATTTATTTGTCCCAATGGCTTATTTATTCTCAAAAGCTTCACGCAAAGCGTGAAGAACCAAGCATTCGCTTGGTTACGACCTAAAAGCTAATAGCAACAATCTTTTAGAAAAGAGCATTTAAGAAAATGAAACTAAAAAAAGGTGAAAAACTAGATAATCACGTTAAATTTTTGCTTTTGAACAAAAATAGAGATGGGAGTTTGATCCAACATCTCGCCATCGGCTTGAACAAGGACAGAGTCATTAGAAGATATCTCTATTACTTGTCCTTTTTCTGTCGATACTGAGCGGTGAAGTGTATGTTTGCCTAAGAAAACCAATGGGAAAAACATTAAAATTTCCAATTTTGATAAAGAATGAGCGATGCAAAGATTTAAAGTCCCGTCAGTGTTATCAGCCTCGGGACAGATTTTTAGACCTCCACCATAGTAAGGTGTATTAGCAATAGCAATTAACCAAACATTAGAAAATGTCTTCTTTTTCCCATCGATCGTAATGACCATGTCTTTAGGTGTATAGGAAAATACGCCCTTCAGAACCCCAACAACATAAGCAAGGTTACCTAACTTTATGTAGTTGAGCCATTGTTTGATCTTGACTGGTTTACTAATTGTGCGACATTTGCATCGAACCCAACGCCAACTACGGTCGCGCATGAATGGTTGTTGACTTTTAGTAAATCAATGTGTTGTAATTTTCCTTCTAGTATCTTTAATAGTGCTAGATGGCTATTTTTTGGAATGTTTAATGCTCTTGCAAAATCATTCCCAGAACCTGCCGGGATCACACCGAGCGGAATTGCGGTATTCTCAATATACTTTAGTGCATGGTGAATGGTACCATCCCCTCCAACAACAACTAAAGCTTTTGTATCTATAGAATTGATGTCTAGATTAAACTCTAACATTTCTTCAGGCTTTGTGATAAAGTAGGATTTATATTGAATATCCCATTTGTCTAATAGAGGCAAAACCTTTTTCCAAACCTTCGTTCCTTTTCCGGAGTGGTTATTAATGATAAATAAATACAATTGATCACCTATTTTCTAGTACATGGTACATGGTTAAGTTACTATAGTTTATAGTATACTATGAGTTGAGATATGTAGAAATAGAAAGGAATCTAAAAAGTATGAAACAGTGGCTAATTTTAAGTTCAGTAGTTTTGCTTTTTTTGCTAGTTTGGGGAACAATTTTCTACGAACTGATCGTTTCATCTAACTCAAAATCGTATACCAGGGATGAAGAAATTGCTGCAGAGATTCTCTCAGTCACTAGTCCAGAAAATTTGGTTGAGTTGGTTGAAGAAGAAATACCAGAAGTTCTCGAAGAAAGTAATGTAATAGAATTTACTAGAGAACAAACGGAATTAAATAAATTAATGAAACCTCGTTTAAAAGAAGGCATCGATTACGGTGAAGGAATTTCGATTGATGATTTGCTTCAAAGTTTTGGTGTTTTGGCGAATAAATAAATAATTAAAATTTAAAACTATAATGTAGAATATATGATACGGTTCAGGTATACTAGTGAAGTAAGAAATTAAGTAAATATCTAAAATAATATTTACTATGGGGGGTACAACATATGTTAACAAACATCGGGATTCCAGGCTTAGTTTTAATTCTTGTTATAGCATTGATTATCTTCGGTCCAAAGAAGTTACCAGAGTTAGGGAAAGCAGTTGGACAGACATTAAGAGAATTTAAGTCATCGACTCGTGAACTAACTAATGATGTTATGGAAGAGTTTGAAGACGAAAAACCAAAATCAAAAGCTAAGAAATAATTATATACCTATATAATCTTAGAAAAAATATAAGAATGAAGATGTGAGATATGTTTTAATCCGTCTTACATCTTTTTACGTTAGGTAGAAGAACAAAGTCGTATACTACAAAGACCTTCTTTAGATTTTAAGGAGACAACTTTCCTTTTGTTACCTGAGATCTTTTGTAGGCCAAGCTGTTCTAAACATTGTTTTAAGGAGCTGTGAAGCATGACCGATCAAAGTATGAATCTCCTTGATCACCTAGATGAATTAAGAAAACGAATCATAATCGTTTTGGGAGCATTTATTGTCTTTTTATAGCCAGCTTTGTATTTGTCCGAGATATATATGATTGGTTTGTCAAAGATTTGGACATGCCACTTACGGTTTTAGGACCAATGGACATTATTTATGTCTATTTTTTACTTGCAGGTGTCATTGCCATTGCCTTAACAATCCCTGTGATTATCTTTCAAATATGGTTATTTATTAAACCTGCATTAACGAAAAGGGAGCAAGTGGTAACGTTAACCTATATTCCAGCATCTTTATTGTTATTTGTGGGTGGTTTGTCTTTCGGATATTTTGTCGTTCTACCATTAGTTCTTAACTTCCTCTTTGGTTTAGGGGGAGAAATGTTTACGATGATGTTTACGACCGACAAATATTTCCAATTTGTGCTTCGTATGACAATTCCATTTAGTATCCTTTTTGAGATGCCATTAGTGGTAATGTTCCTAACAAGTCTAGGAATAGTCACTCCTAGAGGAATGCAAAAAAATCGAAAATATGCGTTCTTTTTTATTGTCGTTATTTCGGTATTAATTTCACCGCCTGATTTTATTTCAGATGTATTAGTCATTATTCCATTAGTTTTCTTATACGAAGTAAGTATTGTTTTATCAACAATTGTATACCGTAAGAAGTTAAAGCGAGAGCAGAGACTAACACAAGAAGATGAATAATAACGAAGCAGCGAAACCCTTTGGGTTCGCTGCTTTTTTTAGCTTAGGAAGTTCAACCATTTTTAGTACTAGATGTCTAGCGACTTGTTCTTTTTTCTATTTGTGACAAATTTCCGAATAGAATGATTACTGTGCTGAAAGTCATAGAATTTTCCATTTTTCCTTGATACTGTTAGTAATGTATACCTATTCTTTCTAATTAAGGGAGGGAAATGGAAATGAGTTTTGAGAAAACCATCTTTGAGGCTGCACTTGAAAAAGGAGTTTCGCGAAGGGATTTTTTGAAAGCGTGTACAGCGTTAACAGCCGTACTAGGTTTAGATTATTCTCAAACTAGTAATGTTGTTCAAGCGATGGAAACGAGCAAAAGAGTACCGGTTATTTGGCTTCAACTTATGGATTGTACTGGATGTTCTGAATCATTTATTCGTTCATCACATCCAAGGACCGAGAATGTATTGCTAGATATGATTTCACTAGAATACAGTGAAGTCCTTTCAGCTGCTGCTGGAGACCAAATTGAAGAAAACAGAGAGAAGATTATGAAAGAGTTTAGCGGAGAATACATCTTAGCTGTTGAAGGAAACGTTACAGACGCTGAATTTCTAACTGTTGCTGGGCATTCTGCGCTTAAAACATTACAGGAAACCGCGAAACATGCGAAAGCAGTAATTGCCTATGGAAGTTGTGCGGCTTGGGGGGGGATTGCTGCTGCTAAGCCAAATCCTACAAACGCAAGAGCTGTAAGTGATGTTATTAAGGTGTTCCAGTTATGAACGTGCCAGGATGTCCGCCAATTGCAGAAGTCATGACGGGGGTGATTGCTCATGTAATCACATTTGGTAGATTACCAGAGTTAGATAGTAAAGGTAGACCAAAAGCGTTTTATAAATTAAGAATCCATGATAAATGTAATCGTAGAGCATACTTTGATGCAGGTCTATTTGTTGAGTCTTTTGATGATGAAGGAGCAAAAATTGGTTATTGCTTGTATAAAGTCGGCTGTCAAGGCCCTACGACATATAACTCATGTGCCGAAATGCGTTGGAATGGAGGAGTGAGTTACCCCATTCAATCAGGAAACCCATGTATTGGTTGCTCAGAAAAAGACTTCTGGGATGAGGGACCATTCTTTACGCGTCGTACAAAAGTTCCTGGAACAAAAACGGCTGTAGATCCAATGATAGTTGGTAAATACGCAACGGGAGCTACAGTTGCAGGAATTGCTGCCCATGGAACAGTAACCGCATTAAAAAAGAAACATGATGAAAAAAAATCGCCAAATAATACTGAGGTGAATAATAATGACTGAGCGTATCGTTGTAGATCCCGTAACTAGAATAGAAGGGCATTTACGTATAGAAGCCGATATAAAAGATGGTGTAATTGAAAACGCTTACAGTTCTGGTACAGGAATTCGCGGTCTTGAGCAAATTGTTACAGGGCGAGACCCAAGAGATGTATGGGCATTTGTTCAGCGTATCTGTGGTGTGTGTACAACAACTCATGCCTTAGCATCTGTACGTGCAGTTGAGGACGCCCTTGATATTCAAATTCCGAGAAATGCCCAGCTTATTCGGGAAATCATGAATGAGACTCAATTTGTTCATGACCATGTCGTCCATTTTTATCACCTCCATGCGTTAGATTGGGTGGACGTTGTAAGTGCTTTAAGTGCAGATCCAGCAGAGACTAGTAAAATAGCTCAGTCAATCTCTGATTGGTCAAAATCCTCACCAGGGTACTTTAGAGAAGTTCAACAAAAGGTACAAAAGATTGTTGACAGTGGTCAGTTAGGGATTTTCGCAAACGGTTATTGGGGTCATGAAGCTTACAAACTACCACCGGAAGTAAACTTACTAGCGGTTGCTCATTATTTAGAAGCACTAAATTGGCAAAAGGATATCGTCAAAATTCACACGATTTTAGGTGGGAAAAATCCACATCCTCACTATTTAGTCGGAGGTATGGCAACACCAATTGATATCAATGGTGATAATGCGATTAATGCCTCACAGCTAATGCAAATTTCACAATTAATTGACGATGCCATGGAATTTGTAAATAAAGTGTATATTCCGGATTTATTAGCAATAGGTTCATTTTATAAAGACTGGCTTCACGGTGGTGGGATTCAAAACTTTATGAGTTTTGGTGATTTCTCTACGGGAGATGTTCGCGATATTGATCTATATAGAATGCCACGGGGAATTATCATCGATGGAAACTTAAAGCAGGTTCTCGACGTTGACCCTAAAGATCCTAAACAAATTAGAGAATATATCGATCATTCATGGTATACGTATAATGGCAAAGATGGTGGTGGAAAGCATCCATGGGATGGTGAGACGACACTAAAGTATAGTGGTCCACAAGCACCTTTTAAACAACTTAATACAGATGAGAAATATACTTGGGTAAAAGCGCCTCGCTGGGAAGAAAAACCAATGGAAGTTGGTCCTCTAGCAAGAATTATGGTTGGCTATGCTAAAGGACAGCCAGAAATCGTTGAGATTGTTGATGCTACGCTTAACAAGTTAGATGTACCAATAACAGCATTGCAATCAGCTCTTGGGAGAACAGTGGCAAGAGGTCTAGAAACGGCTCTTATCGTTAAATGGTTAAGAAACGACATGGATGAGCTTATTAGCAATATAAAAAATGGCGACCAAGTAACTTTTAATAGTGAGAAATGGGAGCCAAACTCTTGGCCAAAAGAAACTAAAGGTGTTGGCTGGATGGAGGCACCTCGTGGCGCTTTAGGACACTGGATTAGAATAGAAAATCAAAAAACAAGCAACTATCAAGCTGTCGTTCCAACAACATGGTTAGCTTCACCAAAAGATCATTTAGGTCAGATTGGCCCTTATGAAGCTGCTCTCAAAGGAACACCAGTAGCAAATTCTAGTCAACCATTAGAGATTTTACGGATTATTCATTCGTTTGACCCTTGTTTGGCATGCGCTGTCCATTTAACTGATTTAGAAAACAATCAGACTACTGAAATTCAAGTAGGTTAAGGGGGGGAAGGTAATGGCCGTTCCCGTAAAAAATAATTCAGCAGCTGAGAAAGTGATGAGCAAGGAATATGAAAAAAAATTAAAGAAGGTTTATGTTTGGGAACTCCCTGTGCGGATTTTTCATTGGGTGAACGCTGCTGCAATTCTAATCTTATTAATCACTGGATTTTACATTGCACAGCCGTTTGTATCACCTACCGTGCACACAAATGCCACACCGTCAGTTTTAATGTCATTCATGCGTAATGTTCACTTTTATACGGCTTTTATATTTACAATTACGTTAATTTTTCGTTTTTATTGGACTTTCAAAGGAAATAAGTATGCTAGGTCTTATCCGCATAAAAAAGAATTTTGGACGGGTGTCTTTGAAGTGCTTAAGTATTATTTATTTTTACCAAATAAGAAAAAGCATTATATCGGCCACAATCCAATGGCGGAGTTTAGTTATTGGATTTTCGTTGTATTTGGCTCAATAGTCATAACGTTTACGGGTTATTATCTTTTATTTGAACCAACGCCGCATACCTGGTATGCTGCACTTTTTGCTTGGGTTCCTGCAGTCTTGGGAGATAGTATGTCTGTACGTGCAGTTCATCATTGGGTAGCGTGGGGCTTCGTTATTTTTACAATTATTCATATTTACATGGCTTTTCGTGATGATTGGCTTGGAAAAAACGGCTCCATGTCAAGTATTTTCACAGGATATAAGACGGAAGAAGTAGATGATGAAGATGAACGCTAATATTAGTACTGAAGGTGAAAATATGACTTGTAAGCTAGAAAAAAAGACAAAAAAAATAACGATTTTAGGAATTGGCAACACCCTCTATTCAGATGAGGGTGTTGGTGTTCATATTTTATCAATCCTGCGAGAAATGTTTAAAGATTGCAAGGAAGATGAGTTGGAAATTATTGAGGGAGCAACAGATGGGATGAAACTACTGGGTCCAGTGGAGGACACAGAATATTTGATCATTCTTGATGCTATTAATGCAGGGAAAGCACCAGGAACAATCATAACTATTAAGAATGATGATATACCTGCCTTCTTTGGAGTGAAAATGTCTGTCCACCAAGTGGGTTTTCAAGAAGTTCTTTTTGCAGCGAGAATTAGAGAATGTTTACCTGAAGAAATGATTATGTTTGGGATACAGCCTGAATCTCTTGAACTTGGTCTTGATTTAACTAGTACTGTTAATGATAAGTTACAAAACTTAGCAGGGATGATAAAGGACCAAGTGGATACTTGGAGGGAGAAGTTTGAATAGGCTTCAATTTCTTACGGAATTGAGAAAGAGTCTCCTAAAGACTACGCAGGAAATTAGTTTACCAATCATTACTGACGAGCTTGAAAAATTTGATGAATTGGCAAATCAAATCGTTGGGGTAAAATGGGTAAAACTTGACGGGATTACAGCAACTTCTTTACAAAGTATTCAAGAATTTTTTACTAACAATAAATCGATTTTGTTGGTTAGTAAGGGTGGACAGTTAAAGGCGTATGGGAAGATGTGTCTTAATTGTCAGTCATTAACCCAATGGATATCGTATGAGAATAAAATGAAATGCTCTAATTGTGACAAAACATTAGATGTTATTTCTGAAACTGGGGACCTAACCTGTAAACGTTATTACACCAAAGAGAAAAACGGAGAGTGGTTTATTGGAGTGTAGGTCCCTTCTCTTTTTTTACATTTTTAGGGTAAACATTGCTTTTGGAAACGTTTTTCGTGATGTTTTGTCGCTTAGTATGATACAAATAATCTTTCAAAAAGGCTGTTTTCGTAAACTTTGTTGCTTTTAGGTCGTCTTTTGATATAAATACGCTTTTTGGGACAAATTCATTTGTCCCAATGGATTATTTATTCTCAAATGCTTCACGCAAAGTGTGAAGAACCAAGCATTCGCATGGTTACGACCTAAAAGCTAATGGCAACAATTTTTTAGAAAAGAGCGTTCTAAAATGAGATAACAGCATTTTAAAAATTGATAAAGGAAGATTGCTATGCATGAGATGGCTTTAATGGGTGATATTCTAAATATCATTCAAAACGATATTCAAAAACGTAACTTGTCAAAGGTGACCAAAATTGAACTAATTGTCGGTGATATTAGCAATGCTTTGCCTGACGCGTTAGAAATGGCTTTTTCGATCTATAAAACTCAGTCAATTTCCTTCTTGGACAAGGAAACAACCCTAGTTATCCACCGCGAAAAGGCATTAGCCAAATGTTATATC comes from the Anaerobacillus sp. CMMVII genome and includes:
- the cybH gene encoding Ni/Fe-hydrogenase, b-type cytochrome subunit translates to MAVPVKNNSAAEKVMSKEYEKKLKKVYVWELPVRIFHWVNAAAILILLITGFYIAQPFVSPTVHTNATPSVLMSFMRNVHFYTAFIFTITLIFRFYWTFKGNKYARSYPHKKEFWTGVFEVLKYYLFLPNKKKHYIGHNPMAEFSYWIFVVFGSIVITFTGYYLLFEPTPHTWYAALFAWVPAVLGDSMSVRAVHHWVAWGFVIFTIIHIYMAFRDDWLGKNGSMSSIFTGYKTEEVDDEDER
- a CDS encoding YpjP family protein produces the protein MAQKIASAVSDEFLNVILPKIEEVIRDLALETPEEEIATFEVTEKPTSGYGEKIFHIFNQQTGEDVARFHVRRVNHPREGHSFNFHYHLVQDQFEQHHDLGDIFWAKNTPPKWMS
- a CDS encoding nickel-dependent hydrogenase large subunit — encoded protein: MTERIVVDPVTRIEGHLRIEADIKDGVIENAYSSGTGIRGLEQIVTGRDPRDVWAFVQRICGVCTTTHALASVRAVEDALDIQIPRNAQLIREIMNETQFVHDHVVHFYHLHALDWVDVVSALSADPAETSKIAQSISDWSKSSPGYFREVQQKVQKIVDSGQLGIFANGYWGHEAYKLPPEVNLLAVAHYLEALNWQKDIVKIHTILGGKNPHPHYLVGGMATPIDINGDNAINASQLMQISQLIDDAMEFVNKVYIPDLLAIGSFYKDWLHGGGIQNFMSFGDFSTGDVRDIDLYRMPRGIIIDGNLKQVLDVDPKDPKQIREYIDHSWYTYNGKDGGGKHPWDGETTLKYSGPQAPFKQLNTDEKYTWVKAPRWEEKPMEVGPLARIMVGYAKGQPEIVEIVDATLNKLDVPITALQSALGRTVARGLETALIVKWLRNDMDELISNIKNGDQVTFNSEKWEPNSWPKETKGVGWMEAPRGALGHWIRIENQKTSNYQAVVPTTWLASPKDHLGQIGPYEAALKGTPVANSSQPLEILRIIHSFDPCLACAVHLTDLENNQTTEIQVG
- a CDS encoding twin-arginine translocase TatA/TatE family subunit; protein product: MLTNIGIPGLVLILVIALIIFGPKKLPELGKAVGQTLREFKSSTRELTNDVMEEFEDEKPKSKAKK
- a CDS encoding HyaD/HybD family hydrogenase maturation endopeptidase; this encodes MMKMNANISTEGENMTCKLEKKTKKITILGIGNTLYSDEGVGVHILSILREMFKDCKEDELEIIEGATDGMKLLGPVEDTEYLIILDAINAGKAPGTIITIKNDDIPAFFGVKMSVHQVGFQEVLFAARIRECLPEEMIMFGIQPESLELGLDLTSTVNDKLQNLAGMIKDQVDTWREKFE
- a CDS encoding diacylglycerol kinase family protein, which produces MYLFIINNHSGKGTKVWKKVLPLLDKWDIQYKSYFITKPEEMLEFNLDINSIDTKALVVVGGDGTIHHALKYIENTAIPLGVIPAGSGNDFARALNIPKNSHLALLKILEGKLQHIDLLKVNNHSCATVVGVGFDANVAQLVNQSRSNNGSTT
- a CDS encoding YqkE family protein; its protein translation is MTLNQRISPDVLEKLKQTSKALKDEEAKKQAEAREQERQRRLEKEKNKSFEDLLNESTLDWKSYK
- a CDS encoding diacylglycerol kinase family protein, which produces MRDRSWRWVRCKCRTISKPVKIKQWLNYIKLGNLAYVVGVLKGVFSYTPKDMVITIDGKKKTFSNVWLIAIANTPYYGGGLKICPEADNTDGTLNLCIAHSLSKLEILMFFPLVFLGKHTLHRSVSTEKGQVIEISSNDSVLVQADGEMLDQTPISIFVQKQKFNVII
- a CDS encoding hydrogenase maturation nickel metallochaperone HypA, yielding MHEMALMGDILNIIQNDIQKRNLSKVTKIELIVGDISNALPDALEMAFSIYKTQSISFLDKETTLVIHREKALAKCYICSEEYVPDQKLAICPSCKIPSGNLISGETFKVYSYEGCS